Proteins from a genomic interval of Colletotrichum higginsianum IMI 349063 chromosome 6, whole genome shotgun sequence:
- a CDS encoding Pyoverdine dityrosine biosynthesis — MPESSVLYFLSNCIIVNPIHQASTVVAFGLTKATMSATKIITPTVTSLSTEPFFGFKESRFLSTGASTNGPERKQKNVYSEAKVNDDGYTKGESETRPVDKTVTLIMDVIERFSLQQHGNEVFLGRQVFSPHVHRHVAEGRRIPMVLPAFPAKSINCVDKVFGPQPDLGEELALDRLNDLCSQIQRVYKPGATVLIATDGACYNDLTGVTNDDLWHYGVTLREMVAAKGYRCIEFVRIMNLLGLYSEPTITKELFISLLEPSRQELMRRYVNPDFDANACIKNDPDYKTTFDGYAKFLKKDLAYGPIRNSATSGKKYKAKVHETAKAMIARGVAFAELIREKLPHHVRLSIHPSTGMTKISMALIPQPDSFSMTPWHCTVAVDVHGNFKVGHVSVFRDAHELVYKDGRPYFFREKSPLYSWDAKVEFEHLYGGELVIHNAGGPGQTRDSLSNSDKRKLASLTLLQGRVRFEGFL, encoded by the exons ATGCCTGAATCTAGCGTGCTATACTTTCTTTCCAATTGCATTATTGTAAATCCTATCCACCAGGCATCAACTGTAGTTGCGTTTGGATTAACGAAAGCAACGATGTCTGCTACAAAGATTATCACACCGACCGTGACGTCCTTGTCGACCGAGCCATTCTTCGGGTTCAAGGAGTCTCGGTTTCTGTCCACAGGGGCCTCCACCAACGGCCCAGAGCGAAAGCAGAAGAACGTATACtccgaggccaaggtcaaTGATGATGGCTACACCAAGGGGGAATCAGAGACTCGGCCGGTCGACAAAACAGTCACGTTGATAATGGACGTGATTGAGAGATTCAGCCTCCAGCAACACGGGAACGAGGTTTTTCTCGGACGTCAGGTGTTTTCGCCTCACGTCCATCGCCATGTCGCGGAGGGGCGCAGGATCCCCATGGTGCTTCCAGCGTTTCCGGCAAAGAGCATCAATTGTGTCGACAAAGTCTTTGGCCCTCAGCCTGATCTGGGAGAAGAGCTGGCGCTGGACAGGCTGAACGATCTCTGCTCTCAGATCCAACGTGTTTACAAGCCCGGGGCGACAGTGCTCATCGCGACCGACGGTGCATGTTACAACG ATCTAACGGGGGTCACGAATGACGACCTGTGGCATTACGGCGTCACTCTGCGCGAGATGGTCGCTGCCAAAGGATACCGATGTATCGAATTCGTGCGCATCATGAATCTCTTGGGGCTCTACAGCGAGCCCACAATCACCAAAGAACTCTTTATAAGTCTTCTCGAGCCTTCTCGACAGGAGCTCATGAGACGATACGTGAATCCCGACTTTGATGCAAACGCCTGCATCAAGAACGACCCCGACTACAAGACGACATTCGACGGCTACGCAAAGTTTCTGAAGAAGGATCTTGCCTATGGCCCTATCCGAAACTCGGCTACCAGTGGGAAAAAGTACAAAGCAAAGGTTCACGAGACAGCCAAAGCAATGATTGCACGAGGGGTG GCGTTCGCGGAGCTTATACGCGAGAAGCTCCCACACCATGTGAGACTTTCCATTCATCCGTCGACGGGCATGACCAAGATATCGATGGCCTTGATCCCTCAACCGGACTCGTTTTCCATGACTCCCTGGCACTGCACGGTAGCCGTCGACGTCCACGGTAATTTCAAGGTCGGGCACGTCTCCGTGTTTAGAGACGCCCACGAGCTCGTCTACAAGGACGGGCGGCCGTACTTCTTCAGAGAAAAGTCGCCGCTGTATTCCTGGGATGCGAAGGTGGAGTTTGAGCATCTATATGGCGGAGAACTCGTCATACATAACGCCGGGGGGCCAGGGCAAACGAGAGACTCATTGTCGAACTCTGACAAGAGAAAGCTGGCTTCGCTTACCTTACTTCAAGGTAGAGTTCGTTTTGAGGGGTTTTTGTAG
- a CDS encoding Glutamyl-tRNA(Gln) amidotransferase codes for MLQRFVVLLALTASSHAASSPLQLTGTTALLGGNPYWVDPNAVGKIPRDIALKTFGNNTSLLGGFRPISVVDSATGSGATTESLEQSLTRFLAEDDVWSKDFSDIIYSQSTASDGQHERQGIFVNHWNHRTVVVGNVSDERGKIPEGPYFLSLDGGVHRVFRLYTDSQNAFAESTYADAEGNHAVLPANLPGGGLAIAVPSRLYYKATPERPLAGVRLGVKDIYDISGIKTGNGNRAWYNLYPPASQTAPAVQALIDAGAVVVGKVKTAQFANGEFANADWIDYHSPFNPRGDGYQDPNFSSAGAGASVASYEWLDIALGSDTGGSIRGPARVQGLYGLRPSHGAVSLNHTLPLAPEFDTAGLVARDPALLRNASAVLYGVSAYSSSDFPRTLLVEPYPAGLSQETTAALDKVLSGLRDFLGIEAITPFNITESWRTSRPPSAPETLDGLLNTTYATLITRRQTRLVRDPFYADYGRLHDGRLPFVNPVPLTRWGYGDSLPEAAVDDALRNITVFKDWFQGEVLPVDNRTCSSSIVAYASPPVIQYRNVYRSPPTVPFGFASSYWSVFGGVPDMVTPIGQTPYNSSITKHVENLPVTVNLVAAAGCEHMLLSLVAELAREGLLTSSALLVTMPVLSEPDIEKILAVLRRFSQYEPQSAPQKVPAYEAVAATKLREFDQSDEPITLLLPAFPWKNPNTDKVLGGSPDLGEELGLARLDHLCEELGRIYAHGAHVILVSDGPVYNDLLGIPDADYFEYGVQLRDLAKQEGLSHIKFVRLVDVLDLGNGDAMSRGEHLSMAETCRREMERRFLSPDFSVQGEVRAHPDTALTYQKYLKSAHEDLFWGPEVDPAIKRDAVKYETETEWIAERMTQRLLAYERALEHKFPRVIRLSIHRSTGKNKISVPLIPQPGGFGLTPWHSALLVTAQGEFRTRPSSELRDPRKYEIVKQNGKPYFVREKNPDFDWPEHVKIHHKYGGRIILENTSEDESKKRPADELELKLANLALRPGGLEVRGFKV; via the exons ATGCTTCAGCGATTTGTTGTCTTGCTGGCTCTGACAGCTTCAAGTCATGCAGCAAGCTCCCCGTTGCAGCTGACCGGGACTACCGCTCTCTTGGGTGGCAACCCATACTGGGTCGACCCGAATGCTGTCGGAAAGATCCCAAGAGACATCGCGTTAAAGACGTTTGGGAACAACACGTCCCTTTTGGGAGGATTTCGTCCCATTAGCGTAGTTGATTCCGCAACTGGTAGTGGTGCAACGACAGAGTCTCTGGAGCAGAGTTTGACTCGTTTTCTTGCCGAAGATGACGTCTGGAGCAAAGATTTCTCTGATA TCATCTATTCGCAAAGTACAGCCTCCGACGGTCAGCATGAACGCCAGGGTATATTCGTGAACCATTGGAACCATCGCACGGTTGTTGTTGGTAACGTCAGCGATGAACGTGGGAAAATCCCGGAAGGGCCTTACTTCCTGTCTCTGGATGGGGGCGTACACCGCGTCTTCCGCCTGTACACCGATTCCCAGAATGCGTTCGCCGAAAGCACCTATGCTGATGCAGAAGGGAATCATGCAGTCCTCCCCGCCAATCTCCCAGGCGGAGGCCTTGCCATTGCGGTTCCTTCACGTCTTTACTACAAGGCAACGCCCGAGAGACCTCTGGCTGGTGTGCGTCTTGGCGTCAAAGACATTTACGACATATCGGGCATCAAAACAGGGAACGGGAACCGTGCTTGGTACAACCTCTACCCTCCGGCCAGCCAGACAGCACCAGCAGTCCAAGCCCTCATCGATGCGGGTGCTGTCGTGGTTGGAAAGGTGAAGACGGCGCAATTTGCCAACGGCGAGTTCGCCAATGCCGATTGGATCGACTATCACTCCCCTTTCAACCCCAGGGGAGACGGATACCAGGACCCCAACTTCTCGTCCGCGGGCGCCGGGGCAAGCGTCGCATCATACGAGTGGCTGGACATTGCGCTTGGATCGGATACAGGTGGGAGCATCCGCGGTCCCGCCCGGGTGCAGGGTCTCTATGGGCTTCGACCCTCCCACGGGGCTGTATCCCTCAATCACACCTTACCCCTGGCCCCGGAGTTCGACACGGCCGGTCTTGTTGCCCGAGACCCAGCTCTTCTGCGGAATGCTTCTGCGGTCTTGTACGGCGTATCGGCGTATTCCTCGAGCGACTTCCCCCGGACCCTGCTCGTCGAGCCGTACCCTGCAGGACTGAGTCAGGAGACAACGGCGGCTCTGGACAAGGTTTTGAGCGGGTTGAGAGACTTCCTTGGAATCGAGGCGATCACGCCTTTCAACATCACCGAGTCGTGGCGCACTTCCCGACCGCCCTCGGCTCCCGAGACCCTTGACGGCCTGCTGAACACGACCTACGCGACGCTCATCACCCGGCGCCAGACCAGGCTCGTCCGGGACCCCTTCTACGCCGACTACGGCCGGTTGCACGACGGGCGACTTCCCTTTGTCAACCCGGTGCCCCTGACGCGATGGGGTTATGGCGACAGCCTTCCCGAGGCCGCAGTGGATGATGCCTTGAGGAACATCACCGTGTTCAAGGATTGGTTCCAGGGCGAGGTCCTCCCAGTCGACAACAGGACATGCTCGTCTTCCATTGTCGCCTATGCCAGTCCGCCAGTGATCCAGTACAGAAATGTGTACCGGAGCCCGCCTACGGTACCTTTTGGGTTCGCTAGCTCGTACTGGAGCGTGTTTGGTGGAGTGCCTGACATGGTCACGCCGA TCGGCCAGACCCCATACAACTCTTCCATAACGAAGCACGTGGAGAACCTGCCTGTGACCGTCAACCTGGtggctgcagctggttgCGAGCACATGCTCTTGAGCCttgtcgccgagctggcAAGGGAGGGATTGTTGACGTCTTCGGCG TTACTTGTCACCATGCCTGTTCTCTCCGAGCCCGATATCGAAAAGATCCTTGCCGTTCTACGGCGCTTTTCTCAATACGAGCCACAGTCTGCTCCCCAAAAGGTGCCTGCGTACGAGGCGGTCGCGGCGACCAAGCTGAGGGAGTTTGACCAGTCCGATGAGCCGATAACCCTACTCCTCCCGGCTTTTCCTTGGAAGAACCCCAACACTGACAAGGTGCTGGGTGGAAGCCCCGACTTGGGAGAGGAGCTTGGGCTGGCCAGGCTGGACCATCTTTGCGAAGAGCTGGGGAGGATTTACGCTCACGGGGCACACGTTATCCTGGTCTCTGACGGCCCTGTCTACAACG ATCTTCTCGGTATCCCGGACGCCGACTACTTCGAATACGGGGTTCAGCTACGGGACCTAGCGAAGCAGGAGGGCCTCTCACACATCAAGTTCGTCCGCCTGGTGGACGTGCTCGACCTTGGCAACGGTGACGCCATGTCCAGGGGTGAGCACCTCTCGATGGCGGAGACCTGTCGACGAGAGATGGAGCGGAGATTCCTCAGTCCGGATTTCAGTGTTCAAGGAGAAGTTCGGGCCCACCCCGACACCGCCCTGACGTACCAGAAGTATCTCAAATCTGCGCACGAGGACCTCTTCTGGGGGCCCGAAGTCGATCCTGCCATCAAACGAGATGCTGTCAAGTACGAAACCGAGACGGAGTGGATCGCTGAGCGAATGACACAGAGACTTCTG GCCTACGAAAGAGCCCTCGAACACAAGTTCCCGAGGGTGATCAGGCTTTCCATCCATCGATCGACGGGGAAAAACAAGATTTCGGTGCCTTTGATACCTCAACCCGGCGGGTTCGGGCTCACCCCTTGGCACTCGGCCCTCCTGGTGACGGCTCAAGGAGAGTTTCGCACAAGACCGTCGAGCGAGCTGAGAGACCCGCGAAAGTACGAGATCGTCAAGCAAAACGGAAAACCGTACTTCGTACGGGAGAAAAACCCCGACTTTGACTGGCCGGAGCACGTCAAGATTCATCACAAGTACGGGGGACGAATCATACTGGAGAACACGTCGGAAGATGAAAGCAAGAAGCGGCCCgctgacgagctcgagctgaAGCTTGCCAACCTCGCACTTAGACCAGGCGGCTTGGAGGTTCGCGGGTTCAAGGTTTAA
- a CDS encoding MFS monocarboxylate transporter, which yields MGSEDTQKEAPVEAPELPQHRQYGDTPDGGLLAWTQVAMGHLVIFNCWGYITSFGFFQQYYVEQLHRTASDISWIGSMQMFLLNFVGFFSGRTVDSGHFRLSLSIGCAFQVAGVFFTAFSTKYWQVFLAQGVCSGLGHGFLFAPIVSILPTYFKKNRALAVSLATCGASTGGMVFPIIAYFAMPRLGFRWTVIIMGCVITFNAIMILCFTRTRVPARKPRSLFDLRAFTELPFALFAVGSFFALWGIYFAYFYVSCDSCLGQLSSSNVFQIGIFGRSVLDFSLTQSLLSIIVMNGVGLFGRVIPALLADRYFGILNTLIPVVGASGILILGWIGVSSTGGLFGWAVIYGIAANATQSLFPAAVGDLSTDPTRVGTKVGMILAVVGVACFTGPPIGGHLIAINDGSYLFAQIFGGLAMLAGCGTYIVVAFKRPKKVL from the exons ATGGGCTCGGAAGATACTCAGAAAGAAGCCCCCGTGGAAGCTCCCGAACTCCCCCAGCATCGTCAATATGGTGACACTCCGGATGGCGGCTTGCTGGCATGGACTCAGGTTGCCATGGGCCACCTGGTAATATTCAACTGCTGGGGCTACATAACCTC GTTTGGCTTCTTCCAACAATACTACGTTGAGCAGCTGCACAGGACGGCCTCCGACATATCATGGATCGGGTCGATGCAGATGTTTCTGCTGAACttcgtcggcttcttctccggtCGAACAGTTGACTCGGGACACTTCCGACTATCGCTGAGCATTGGCTGCGCGTTCcaggtcgccggcgtcttctTTACCGCTTTCTCGACCAAGTATTGGCAAGTGTTTCTCGCGCAGGGTGTGTGCAGCGGTCTCGGCCACGGTTTCTTGTTCGCGCCCATCGTGTCCATTCTTCCAACCTATTTCAAGAAGAACCGTGCCCTGGCCGTATCGTTGGCGACTTGTGGCGCCTCCACGGGCGGCATGGTGTTCCCCATCATCGCCTACTTCGCGATGCCGCGGCTGGGGTTCCGGTGGaccgtcatcatcatgggCTGCGTCATTACGTTCAACGCAATCATGATTCTCTGCTTCACGAGGACACGCGTTCCCGCCCGCAAGCCTCGGTCGTTGTTCGACCTGCGTGCTTTCACCGAACTGCCCTTCGCGTTGTTCGCCGTAGGCTCGTTCTTTGCCCTTTGGGGCATTTACTTTGCGTATTTCTATGTGAGCTGCGACTCCTGCTTGGGTCAACTCTCGTCATCTAACGTCTTTCAGATTGGTATTTTTGGTCGCTCGGTTTTGGATTTCTCTTTGACCCAGTCACTCCTTtccatcatcgtcatgaACGGTGTCGGGCTTTTCGGGCGTGTGATCCCGGCCTTGCTGGCTGACAGGTACTTTGGGATCTTGAACACACTGATCCCCGTTGTCGGCGCCAGTGGCATCCTCATTCTTGGCTGGATAGGGGTTTCTTCCACCGGCGGTCTGTTCGGCTGGGCGGTGATTTACGGAATCGCTGCAAACGCCACTCAGAGCCTCTTCCCGGCCGCTGTCGGTGATCTGAGCACCGATCCAACGAGGGTCGGCACGAAGGTGGGCATGATCCTGGCAGTGGTGGGCGTTGCTTGCTTCACGGGGCCTCCCATTGGGGGACATCTAATCGCAATCAATGATGGTAGCTATCTGTTTGCTCAGATTTTTGGGGGTCTTGCTATGTTGGCAGGCTGTGGAACTTACATAGTTGTGGCCTTTAAACGGCCTAAAAAAGTGTTGTGA